In the genome of Schistocerca piceifrons isolate TAMUIC-IGC-003096 chromosome X, iqSchPice1.1, whole genome shotgun sequence, one region contains:
- the LOC124722833 gene encoding piggyBac transposable element-derived protein 2-like, whose product MLSTKKYICKWYKCQPMYTNNSEPGKSNKHYDAECLASNTVPQVFEDFFFFSEKLMDTIIEQSEIYACQHNRINFLLTEEELKLFIGVLLLSGYHKLPHKNKYWEQVPYVGVPLVFNSGSRNRFWEIKRFIHLNDNSKIDRNDKMYKLRL is encoded by the coding sequence atgttatctacaaaaaaatatatatgtaagtggtataaatgtcaaccaatgtacacaaacaatagtgaaccagggaagagcaacaaacattatgatgcggaatgtctagcaagtaacacagtgccccaggtgtttgaggattttttttttttttctgagaaactaatggatactattattgaacaaagcgaaatttatgcttgccaacataacagaataaattttctgctaaccgaagaagaactaaaattatttattggcgtactacttctgagtggttatcataagcttccccacaagaataagtactgggaacaggttccttatgtcggtgttcctttagtcttcaactccgggtcaagaaataggttttgggaaataaagagattcattcatctcaatgacaactccaaaatagacagaaacgacaagatgtacaaactgaggttataa
- the LOC124722834 gene encoding piggyBac transposable element-derived protein 3-like, whose amino-acid sequence MVYYYGKHSAKMFLRGKPMKFGYKIWCLTSSNGFLYNFSPYCGKTDNKQEPLGARVINELTSMIPESEYPNYKLFFDDFFTSVDTLITLGKSKIKAAGTITEIRTNACPLIDSKRMAKGRNEDSMTTYLTKRMKFCSTKRYSRAKKKEISVTLPHIIEEYNAHMGGIYLLDKQISLYRTRIRSKKWWWPLFTQMIYICVVNTWRAYQIANSNEKLLLLDVRQRIVMFFLSKKKGSVPKQRRPQGTTRADSKLMGGWVSTDVRLDPGNHFFVPSKTQKRCAYCKEKTTKICDRCNVGVHDKCFASFHTEYTFHNIKIFFI is encoded by the exons atggtatattattatggcaaacattcagctaaaatgtttctgaggggaaagcctatgaaatttggatataaaatttggtgtcttacaagttccaatggctttctttataatttttcaccatactgtggcaagactgacaacaaacaggagcctttaggtgcaagggtaataaatgaactaaccagcatgattccagaatcagagtatccgaattataagcttttctttgacgactttttcaccagtgttgacacactgatcacactcGGAAAGAGTAAAATAAAAGCTGCAGGAACAATAACAGAGATCCGAACTAATGCATGTCCTTTGATTGACTCAAAAAGAATGGCAAAAGGAAGGAACGAGGATTCTATGACTACATATTTGACAAAGAGAATgaagttctg ttctactaaaagatactcacgggcaaagaaaaaggaaatatctgtgacactgccacatatcattgaagaatacaatgcccatatgggtggcatatatctactggacaagcagatatcactttataggacgaggataaggtcaaagaaatggtggtggccattattcacacagatgatatatatctgcgtagtaaacacatggcgtgcataccaaattgctaactctaatgagaagctcttACTTCTGGATGTccgacagagaatagtgatgttttttctatcaaagaaaaaaggatcagtaccaaaacaaagacgaccacaaggaa ctaccagggcggacagcaaattgatgggaggatgggtgagcacagatgtacgactagatccaggaaatcatttctttgtgccaagtaaaacacagaagagatgtgcttactgcaaggaaaaaacaacaaaaatttgtgataggtgcaatgttggtgtacatgacaagtgttttgcttcatttcatactgaatatacattccataatattaaaatattctttatttaa